TCGCCTATGCGTGCGGTTGCCTACGGTAGTTCCAGCCTGCGCGCGGTCGTTGCCGCCACGGTGTTGTTGCCGCGGGGCCGCCACATGGGCGTGACCTACCCGCGCACACGGCTGCCACCGGGGCTCTCTACCTACGTGCGGCTGGTCGTCGCATGGGAATTGTGATGCCCACGTACGGTAGCTACATGCGCTGTGGTGCGCACGCTGCCCAGCGTAGCCTTTGTCATAGATTCACAACGAGGTTGACAGTGACCATTGCTTAACAATTCTTGGAGAATAAAAGTAATTTATGTATCGTAAACAAATTAACAAATCTAATGCATTTGATCTCAAAAACctaagctttgataccaattgtaagtataaaaatctataattaagttgtattaaaatatgaaaataacctTTATACCAGCATTAGAATCAAATAACGATGCTTGCCTTTTGATACTGTTTAGAGATGCCtgtttgatctgctaagcaccgtctttaatccaagatcgctGCAATATGCAAGGAGTAGatcatttctcctctcttcccATCATTTCACAAGACCAACTAAGATTGATGGTTTTTagggagagaattgaggagaaaaCTATAATCCCTCAACAGAGAGATGCGTCTGTACGTGTGTACGTGCTAACGTGCACTCAGCCCTTAGAGGTCTTATCTTATAGACGAgaataattagttatattatacgtCTTATGTAATTATAAAGGATTACAAAATCTAACACAACAATCTATAGACTGTTAGCAATCCACACATGAGAAGGACGACGATGACAatacatatcatatatatataacagaTTAATAGCGTCGTGTGCGGCCCAGCCCATGAGGCCCAATCTTAGAAAAACCCTAGATACCAGTGAACCCTATTCCTTCGCaaacttctccttcttctttgccACCGGCGCTCAAGAGACCTTAAACCGTTTTCCTTGGTAGTCTCGCaaacttctccttcttctttgccACCGGCGCTTAAGAGACGTTAAACCGTTTTCCTTGGTAGTCCTTTCATTCTCCTTGTCTTTCGCCATTCGCCGGGGCGGGGAAGATGGGGAAGATCAAGGGAAAGCAGCGGCAGGACAAGTTCTACTACTTGGCGAAGGAGCAAGGTTATCGCTCCCGTGCGGCCTTCAAGCTGCTGCAGCTCGATGCGAAATACCGCTTCTTGCCCTCCGCTCGCTCCATCCTCGATCTCTGCGCCGCCCCCGGTGGGTGGCTCCAGGTCGCCGTTCGCCATGCCCCTGTCGGCTCCTTCGTCATCGGCGTCGATCTCTTCCCTATCCGCCCCGTCCGTGGCGCCCATGCCCTGGTCGAGGACATCACCACGCCCCGATGCCGCGCCGCCATCAAGCGCCTTATGGACTCCAATGGCTGCTCCGCCTTCGACGTCGTGCTGCACGACGGATCTCCCAACGTCGGAGGGGCCTGGGCGCAGGAGGCCACCTCGCAGTCGTCTCTCGTCGTTGATTCGGTGCGGTTAGCCACGAATTTCTTGGCCCCCAAAGGCACCTTCGTTACCAAGGTAAGCTAAACCTGATTGACATAAATATCAAGTTTTGAACGTTTTATACCTTTTTGTTGCATGATTTGTTCGCGATGCGTTTAGGCTAAATAAGACCCGATTTGTGATCGGGAAGTTTAACGGTGAATTTGTGACAAAGCGATTACCTTGTTGCACCTTTGACTTGTAGCACCAAAAAGATGAATAATTAATATTGTTGtctaaaaatcatttttttactcAATGTCTACGTTTAAAGTAACATAGGGCCTAGCTTTAATTATTATTGGTGAAAATTTTATATTTCAGAATCTATTTggaatattttatgaatttctctTCCAAATTTTATGTGAGTCTACAATTCAATTTATTTGGTGTCTTTTTGTTGATAGGTTTTCAGGTCACAGGATTACAGTGCTATTATCTACTGCCTTAAGCAGGTGAAAATTATAAGTTTCTGTACTTCTTTGACATCTAAACTGAGTATATGATATGTGACTTTTTATTGTTAACATGTTTAAATTCTTCTATGGGTGACAGCTTTTTGAGAAAGTTGAGGTGACTAAACCTGTTGCCAGCCGATCCACTTCTGCAGAAATTTATGTTATTGGTTTGAGGTATAAAGCCCCTGCAAAAATTGATCCACGTCTTCTTGACATGAAACATCTATTTCAAGGGGCTATAGAACATCCTAAGGTATATGCTCATGCTCCTTTCTTTGTTTTTATCAATTGGTTATTATACAAAATACAATGCTATTAGTTACTGTAATTTATCTTCTGCATTGAAGGTTGTGGATGTTCTTAGAGGATCAAAGCAAAAAAGAAATCGCGAAGGGTAAGCTTTGCTGTAGATTGCATTTGCCTGTTTGCTGGAAAGCTGTAAACTTGTGATTCAATTGTTTCATTTGCTGCCTAACAATGTTTTTTGAAGTCTTTGTTTTTCATAGTTCAATCTGGATGTGATATAGTTTGATGCAGTCTTCTTGTGATTTTACATGAATATTTTACATTAAAATCACAAGTTGGTGATAGCAGTTTTTAAGATATAGTGTTTTTGagtaatcatgaatattttacaTGGAACTGATATTCTTCTTGTGATTTTAATTGGAAGAAGTCATCTGGTTTGGTTGTCAATGCTCATTCAAGTGATTTGCAACATGATTTCATCTTAGTTCATTTTGTTTTCTAATGTTAGTATTGTTGCAACACCTAACATGTGTCTGTAATTTGCAAGGCACATGTATGAATGATGTAAAGGATCATATTTAACTCTTCTCTTAGCATTTTGATTTATATTGTTGCAGAACATATTGATTACTTTAACAATCTGAACAAATAAAGGCATCTATGTGGAACATAACTAGTTTCCGGTGTCTGGAATCCTGATTACCATGTTGATGTCATTTAATACAGAGGAATCAACTTTTCTAATGGAAGGGGGTTGGTTACTATTTGATCCAAGCAGGGAACTCTGGTTATCAAATTAACAAAGAAATGAACTCTTGTTAGCAAGGAAACAAACACTTTGTTGGATTTTTTATATCTTCATTGCAGCAAAACCTGATTGGACtcgataaattttttaaaaagttcATTCATCATTTTCCAAGATGGGTACATTTATTAGTCTGAGATGCATTCTAATGTCAAAATAGTCCTGCATGTTCACCAACCTATCTAATGTTAGTACACTTGGATAGGAGATGCTATTGAGTTATGTCCAAAGTCCAACTTGTATTGAAGCATGGATGTTTGCTGATATGAAGCTCTGTACTTAAGCATTGATACTTTTACACATTTACTCAAATGTGttttttttctgtaaatactTGATTTTTTGGGCACTTTATATTTCAATTGTATTGTTCTGGACCTTTTGATCTGTTCCTTTTCTCCAATAAACCACAATTACTTCTGATTTCTGAGGATACTTTTGTTGATTTGTTGAGTTTCATGACTTAAATGTGGGTACTTCTGTACACTTAGTCAAATATGCTTTTGCTGTATATAGCTGATCTTCTAAGCATTTCATGTTTCAGTTGTATTGTTCTTGACCTCTTGGTCTGTCCTTTCTTTCCAATAAAGCATATTTTCTTTTGGATATGGAATTAAGTAAAGCAGTGTATTTAACATGATAGAAGATGCTATTTTGACCATTTTACTTATGAGTTTTGGTGACCTGCATCTCTTTTTTATAGATATGAGGAAGGAAATACTACACTGTGGAAGGTAGGCTTAGTTTCTGATTTTATATGGTCAGAGGCACCGCTGGAGTTTCTTGGTTCTGTAAACGCACTGTCATTTGATGACCCAGCATGTTTGCCTATTAGAGATCACGAATTTACCACAGATGAGGTATTGTAACTCTCTTGTAACGGACTTTTCACTTGGATCATTTATTTCGGTCATTTACTGAATTATCTTGATATGTTTGCCAGGTTAAATCATTATGTGAGGACTTGTATGTACTCGATAAAAGCAGCTTCAAGCATCTTTTAAAGTAAGGCTCTTCCTGATCAGCTGCATATGGATGATTATATCTTTGAACTTACCTGCATTGCAAGATGTTTGAAATTTGAACATCGTCTGCTCACATGATCTCGTTTCAGTTTCCAAATTGTATCATCCTTGCTGGTCTGTGTAGTAATTGTGAAGATATGACATCAAATGTCTCTTGATACATCTAACTCACTGACATCAAGAATGCCTTTATGGTTTATATTCAAATTTTCTGCCTTCATTGTGTGATATGTTTAAGACTGAGTAGTAGATTTATTGTGTGTGTTAACTTGCTGCTAAATTGATGCATGCAAGCAGTGTAACTCGGGATGTTATCCTATGTTCTGTGTCAGCATACACTGACCCTCCCCCTCCCCTTTCTTCTCTCTACTGCTTGCATCTCCTTTATATGAGTAATGTATCACATGATCTTATTCTTGGACGAAGTAAATTAAGATACACAGGTAAGCCTTTTTCTTCGGTTAGGCTCTTTTACTTGTAAACAAGCTTAATTTTTGTTTGCTTGATATTTTACTTTATCAGAGTTGCATTGTGCAATAGGCATGGTTGTAGTAAAGATGGGTTTGACCTGGCCACTTAATATCACAATTCTGTCTTGTCATGATATATGGAAATTTGATGGACTAAGTTTTCAAAAATCAAATGACTTTTAACATATCTTAATGACAGTAAATGATCCATGTAGCCAACCTTAGGATTTAcggttttgttgttattgttgttgtaagtTTTGGAAGACCAATTAAGTTGGATCACCGATGACAGTAGCCAACATGATATAGGGTAAATAAGAAACTGGAAACTTTGATTTTTAATAATTCATCTTTAcagaaggaagaagaggcaaAGAAAAATGAGGCAGAGAGAAGCGGAGAGAGAGGAGTATTGCGGCTGTTGCTGCCACTCCTATTGCTTTTGACTGCGAGGATGAGAGTATGAGCAAGAAGAGAAAAAAACTTTCTTATATTATGTGCTTATTTCATAAACTTAATATGTTGGGCCCATATGTGGGTCCACAGATTAAGTTTGTGAAAAAGTTTTTGGGAGAAACTTTTGGTACATCTGTCTGAACTCCAAATTATGCAAAACATAGTAAGATGCATTTGTAAAAATTCACAGATTTTTACATTTGTCTGAGCTCCAATTTAGCTAGTGTATATgctaaaattaactttttaatatgTTTAAGTTTGAAAATTTACAAATGTTTATGTTTAGCATTTTCTTGGGAAACACTATTAGATGGTCTTTATCTTTTTGCATTTTCTGATTTTTCTAATATTATTTGGTATCTTATGGATCTTTTCCCATAACCTTTCGTgtttaaatgaattttatttaCTTTTTGCTGATCCATCCTGCAATCTGGCTGACTGATCCTCTTGTTTGGATAATCTTAAAAATGACCAACCTCGAATCTGATTAAGATTTTTAAATCTGGGTGCTGACCTGTAAGTTCAGGTGTCATTGAGAGGTGAGCTTGTGCCATTCTATGTGAATGTTTCTCTGTTGGGAAAGGTTATGAGAAatttgttgttaatgggtataaatCATAATGCTGTAACATCTAGGAGTTTGACAAATTTTAACAGAGATCAATATGTTGGTGATACTGATTGACTATTTGACTAGGTCTAAGTGAGAAGGGTATAGGACAAACATTATGCTACTTTGATTATGTCAGTCTTGTTAAATTGATCATAACTTCATTAATCTAAGTACATACCTTACAACCAAACTCATCAAGGTGGTTAGGGGAAGTGGAAGAAAAGTGCTTGCATGAAGTTACAGGCTTTACACCAAGAAAGGTGCTTTTGGTGCATTTAATATGTGCAATTTATCCTGATATTACATGTATCAGTTGGCATCTTACCCTTTTTTATGCCCTTAGAAAGCCATAACGACACCAATAGCACCTGATTTAGAAAACACTCTTTTGAGTCCCTAGATCAGGTTAACTAGTCCTGCACTGTAGATGCAGCTTCTCATGATAGGTTGTAGATCAGTTTGAACAGATAGTAGCTACTGGAGTATTTCCTGAACACCCTTCTTTCATGTGCACTAATTTATCTGTTTGTTCATAGGTGGCGCATGCACATTAAAAAGGCATTGGCATCAGCTGACAAGGCCGTTCCAAAGGTTGATGAGGACGCTCCAAAGGTTGATGATGCTGAAGATGACACAAAAGGCAATGATGATGATTCTCTGCTAAATGAAATGGAAGAGCTCGCACACTTGTTGGACCGGAAGAAAAAGAAAGCGAAGAAACTACTTTCAAAACGACGAGCTAaagtttgtattttatttatatcaatATTATTTCAATTGTTATTTTTTGATCTCATTCCacaattttgaattatttaggAAAAAGCACGGAGAGCGATGGGAATGCAAATTGATGCTACAGAAGATAGTTATTTTGATCGTGACTTGTTTTCTCTTTCTGCCATCAAGGTTTGTAGGTTCTATTGCGCTTCAACAATCAGTGCATAATTCAGATTACTTGTCCTTTATTCTTTGTAGATCGTCTAGTCGAGTCCTATCATGTTTTAGAACATAAGAAAGCGAAGGTTGAAAAACTCTCCAGTTTGACTTAGCTTGGAAAAAAGTGCCTTTGCCAACCTAGAATAAAAGAAAAAAGTGCTTATGTGTTGCTTCTGCTTTTCGTCAGGGGAAGAAAGAGTTGTCAGCAATTGATTCTGCAGAGCTAGATGATGAATACAGCAAGGGTGATGCAGCAGACAGTGAAGATGAAACCCAGACAGCCATGCTCCATGATGATTCTTCCAGTGAAATGGATTCTGATGAGGAACAGAAGAGGTAATTCTCATATTTTTGAATTATATGGCCACTAAAAGTTCATCTACATTGTTTCTATATAATCATTGATGCAATCTTACATTCATGCTATTCTTactgttgtactccttttcaaaTAGATATGATGCACAACTTGAGGAAATGCTTGATGAAGCTTATGAACGGTATGTGATTAGAAAGGGAGGAAATACCAAAAAACAAAAACGTGCAAAACGAGACACAGCTAGTAATGATGTGGATATTTTAGaggtaatatttcatatttttcatCCTTGATGTTGACAACAATTTTTTTTAGTCGTGGCGTTTGTCTCATCCCAGCTTGGATTTCTTTTAATTCTATTTCTTTTTGCCTTTTTTCTAGGGAGATAATGGTGATGGACTAGTTGATGATGAAATAGATCAACATCTGAGTGCTAAAGAATCAAATCCTCTCGTGGTACCTTTGGATGAGGATGAGCAGCCGACCACAGAGCAACTTGTGGAAAGGTGGTTTAGTCAAGATGTATTCACTGAAGCACCAACAGATGACGCCTTTGAAAAAAGTGATAGTGAAGATGAGAAGGAGGAGAAATTTGTCAAAGTTCCTGCAAAGTCCGAGGGTAACATGAAACAGTCCAAGGACTTGACCCTGCCTATATCAAAGAAACCAGAGGAGGATGATTTTGAAATTGTTCCAGCAGAGCGCATGGAAACAAGTGATGACTCGTCATCATCCTCTGATGAATCAGAGGAAATGGACGACGACTCAAAAGCTGAAATATTGGCTTATGCAAAGAAGATGCTGAGGAAGAAACAAAGGGAGCAGATTCTTGATGATGCCTACAACAAATACATGTTTGACGATGAAGGTTTGCCAAAATGGTTTGCAGACGAGGAAAAGCAGCACTGCCAACCCACGAAGCCGATCACTCGAGAGGAAGTTGCTGCAATGAGGGCACAGTTCAGGGAGATTGATGCCCGCCCTGCTAAGAAGGTGGCGGAGGCCAAAGCCAGGAAGAAGCGTGCTGCGATGAGAAAGCTGGAAAAGGTACGACAGAAGGCGAATACCATTGCAGACCAGACTGACATATCAGAACGATCAAAGGGGAAGATGATCGATCGACTTTACAAGAAGGCAATGCCGAAGAAGCCTAAGAAGGAGTACGTTGTTGCAAAGAAGGGCGTTCGGATGAAGGGTGGGAAGGGGAAGGTGCTAGTGGACCGCCGGATGAAGAAGGATGCAAGGTCTCGCGGGACGGGGAGGCCAGGGAAGGGTGGTTTGAAAAAGGGCAAGGGAGCAAATGGTCAGAAGGGTCAGAAGGGCCAGAAGGCCAAACAATCTGCAAAATCACCCAGAAAGGGGGCGGGGAAGGGACGCAAGAATAAAGGCCAAATGCAGGAATGATTTTTTTTCCAGTTTGAACTTAAAATGTTGAAGATTCCTTTTGTTGGATACATCTGATGTAACTGAGTTTTGTTGCTTACTCAAAGATTATGGCAAAAGAATGTCTTCAAACTCAGTCGTGAGTTAATTTTTTTGAGTTGGTGTTGGTGAAGAAACCTGCAGTTTATTTGAATCATTTTGAAGTGTGATATCATGAATCTGTTGTGATAGAATGCAGGTTAAGATTATTCTTAACGCCTCTTAGAATTTTTTAGTTAACCATCACCAATTTGTcacaataaaattataaataaaatgttaattataaataaagtgtttaatgtgttatttatatatattcgtgtttttttttttttaatttatattttatatatcatgAAAAGAGCTTGTAGTGAGTTTGATAGCTTCATCTTGATTGTTCCGGGCTTCAAATTGTTTATATATATTCATGTTATTGTGTTATTGTTCCATATACTtcagattgtttatatgttcgtGTTATTGTGTTATTGTTTCATATGCTTTAGATTATTCATATAATCATTTTTGACTTTTTTTAGTCTCAAATAGTGGTTTGGAGTGCTAGTCAACATAATACTCGGGAGTTACCTGGATAATATGGTTGGATGAGTTTTTTTGGTAGTGTCTAGGGTTGGTTCATTGTCGACTTAAGGTTGATCATTTATGAACGgatacgtaagggtgccgcacgacttaaacAAAACAAGTTAAGTTCATGACAAATGATTCAGAGTGGGATAAGCACACAAAAAAAcgtttgacatgcaaacgtggaggACCTAGTGAGATTGTGTTAAGGGCAACCAGTACATATGATCATTTGAGGGAAACAAACGTTGAAATGTAGGTAAAGGAGTTGCTTATAAGAGTGGGCAATTGAGATTGGTATTTAGATAAATAGCTAACCTTTTGTGTGAGAGGCACCACAAGGACAAGTGAGCTGGAAAGGACGTGTAGTACACAGGTTAGGATGGCTAAATTCGAGTTACAGCTCGATGTTGGCAATCGAACTTAATAGTGCTTAAGGCAAGTCAAACACTTGACAAAAGATGAGACCGTGCAAAGAGCGATAGGTGAGGGGAATAATTAATTTAAAGAGTTCGATACTTATGCAAGAGCTTATATGCGGATGATGGACTGTCCATGACCATcctaaggcgatcgaaactcgataTCATAGAGCATTAAAACATTCTCTTCAACATGGGATGGATATGTCCATAAGCGATTGACATGCGTAGCAAGTTCAGTATGTTATTAGGCCTCGAGGGACGTAGCGGTAGTTGTATTAACAAAAAgtaacaatctagcaagtgcatttgtggGGGATGGAATAGTATACAATTTGTTTAGCAAAACGGAGTAGTCCAaggagatggtggtctccgaaacttctagAGGGAAAAATAGAAGAGAAAAGTTGCTCTAACAAGATaaatatccaagagggataagtcctgattctctagagggagaatcatatgcaatAGATCGCAAACGTTGGGAAGGGATACCTCAAGACAATTACTCCATAAagttcaatggaccgagcaagcggcaaggagttATCGTATAATCTTATATGAGATAATGTGTTGGTGGATACATTGCGAGACGAATCGAGGGAATAACCTAAGGCAACACCAAATGAtaacacacttagagtcgatatggatatCAAACTCAATAGAGGGATGTCCCATAAAATGGTGAGCACAAGGGCTACCAATAACTCAATATAAACCGAGAAGCGAAATAACTTGTGTAGAACTTGCTaaagtacccaagtcgcatgaagaGAGTCGATGTAAAAGATGGaatatggagcagaggcacaaatCTTTCCTTGAACAaatgtcaaggacatgaactcttacataaGTAAGCGTGAGATCATGTCGTTCTATGGGTCCCTTAttttgatggagcagactcatcttgtataGTACTAAAGTCAAagagagcttcgaggcacatgcaccttatctcgacgaAATATTTGACAAAGGAACTAATGTGACTCAACTTGCATAAGTGAAATTGGGAtcaaaaggccttggcatggggtaAGATGACGTGGAGGCatatactcttaaagaatatgtcatGGTGTTGTCATTCGAGTTGCCACGAAAGAAGTAATGTACAGTGGAGATTATGTAAGGGGCAAGTGACTAGGATCTAGATGATGACATACCAATTTCAATAAAGTTGATGGATTTCGAGAACTATTAGGTGACAGACTATCCTAGAGTTACATTTTATCCGGGTGTGACTTGAGAGCGagtggataaaggtcgattgcTAAAAGAGTGAACACAATTGAAGGTAGCAACAACCCTATAATGTATTAGTAAAAGCCACACATAGAGAGATTATAGTCTAAGTTTATCCCACAAAGCTCATAATAGAACAGTTTGAGGTAATGTGATAAAATACTAGGTTAGTCCAataagggacttgatcatacggaggtataatcGGGAGCTATTGAGAGCTCCATTTTAGTGAATAATACGATGATAAGAAGGACTATGGATTCAAGAAATGAACATCATAATACCGTAGAGGTAGGCCTTTGTGTGTGCataaaattttacatcggatAAAAGCTTTAGTCATTAACTTATAAGGGATATATACCACCaaggaggaattccaaatataagtaCCAATGAATCTCAtggggggacttgatcatataaaaatatgattgaagcGATATAAGAGTTGGattactctagagctcatatttgcttaagaGAGCCTGACAAGTCAGTGGATAAGACCGAATGAGCGAACATTACTACCAAGGATGCAAAAGAGAATAGGATCAGTGCAAGCCCTATAACATGATGGCAGAAGTCATGCATGAGACTTGTAGTTAGTCTTTTCAACGACCAAGGGGAACCACTCTAAGTACACAAATGTGTAAAAGAATGTGGtcaaaaggggcaaggaagcaacGATGAGTCTAGAGAGACTTAGCTACACAAAACTAAGCATcgattagaatggaggtagactcagaggagtgtcacaaTGTCATAGAGGCGAATATACTAATTGCAAAGAAAGGAATACAGATGCAAGGCGACAGGTAGTAGgtccatgggcatgacagcgctaTGGTatcatagaggtgaaatttttgtggagtcatcaatcccttgctctcatagagggagagcactTGATCATAAAAAAGGCCGAGGAGTTGAAGCAGTATGATgaatcaaagtttgactactcaacaataatGACGGAGAGCACTTGGGAGCTACATTGTAATTGGAGCAGAAAATTAAACATTCAACAAAGGTGAGAAGATGCAACGCTTGTAAagacttcgacgaggacgtcaaaggaataacaaagggagaatgtcacagataaAGCTATAAAtatggtgtttgatgtaatgatcgtatatgttcatgtcttttaattttattcatactttgcacaatATATAAAGGGCTTGTAATTAGTTTGATAGCCCATTTTGGTTCTTTTTTATGACTATTTCAGGTTTGTAAACATAGGTTATATGCAATCGTCGTATAAAGATAAAACTGTCTAGAAATAAATAATACAAGTAGTCATTTTAGAGGTTTTCTAGCTTCGTAGAGTAGTGCAGAGTATCAATCAACACAACATCTAGAAGCTACCTAGGTGGTACATGGCTGGATTGATATTCGGGTTAATGTTTAGGACTAATTCATTGTCTTATTATACAGTAGTGTCATATGGATACTAGTGAAAACTTTTGACTATGGCGAA
This genomic stretch from Musa acuminata AAA Group cultivar baxijiao chromosome BXJ3-9, Cavendish_Baxijiao_AAA, whole genome shotgun sequence harbors:
- the LOC135649850 gene encoding uncharacterized protein LOC135649850 encodes the protein MGKIKGKQRQDKFYYLAKEQGYRSRAAFKLLQLDAKYRFLPSARSILDLCAAPGGWLQVAVRHAPVGSFVIGVDLFPIRPVRGAHALVEDITTPRCRAAIKRLMDSNGCSAFDVVLHDGSPNVGGAWAQEATSQSSLVVDSVRLATNFLAPKGTFVTKVFRSQDYSAIIYCLKQLFEKVEVTKPVASRSTSAEIYVIGLRYKAPAKIDPRLLDMKHLFQGAIEHPKVVDVLRGSKQKRNREGYEEGNTTLWKVGLVSDFIWSEAPLEFLGSVNALSFDDPACLPIRDHEFTTDEVKSLCEDLYVLDKSSFKHLLKWRMHIKKALASADKAVPKVDEDAPKVDDAEDDTKGNDDDSLLNEMEELAHLLDRKKKKAKKLLSKRRAKEKARRAMGMQIDATEDSYFDRDLFSLSAIKGKKELSAIDSAELDDEYSKGDAADSEDETQTAMLHDDSSSEMDSDEEQKRYDAQLEEMLDEAYERYVIRKGGNTKKQKRAKRDTASNDVDILEGDNGDGLVDDEIDQHLSAKESNPLVVPLDEDEQPTTEQLVERWFSQDVFTEAPTDDAFEKSDSEDEKEEKFVKVPAKSEGNMKQSKDLTLPISKKPEEDDFEIVPAERMETSDDSSSSSDESEEMDDDSKAEILAYAKKMLRKKQREQILDDAYNKYMFDDEGLPKWFADEEKQHCQPTKPITREEVAAMRAQFREIDARPAKKVAEAKARKKRAAMRKLEKVRQKANTIADQTDISERSKGKMIDRLYKKAMPKKPKKEYVVAKKGVRMKGGKGKVLVDRRMKKDARSRGTGRPGKGGLKKGKGANGQKGQKGQKAKQSAKSPRKGAGKGRKNKGQMQE